The window GCGCAGGTCTGTTCGGCGGAAACGTAACCCATCGCCGCGGCCAGCAGGGTCAGACGCCCGGCCGCCGTGCCGTGATTGAGGCCGCCCACCTGATCCTGCCCCATGTCGTAACTGTACTGATCGGCGCCGGGGTGACAGAGGGCGCAGTCGGAGCGATCCTCAGCGTCCTTGTCATGGCCGGCGACCAGCGCGTGCCAGGCATGGGCGCCGCTTGCGGGGGGATTGCCGTGGCAATCGGCGCAGGAGGTGCCCGGGCCGATCATGAACGCCGGCTCGCGATCGTGGCCGTGGCAGTTGGTGCAATTGCCGCTGCCCTGATGGTTCGCCGCGTTGCTCGGCGTGTTGTTGAAATGATTGACCGCCGCGCCGTGACAGGCCTGGCAGACTCCGCTGCCGGAGGCATTGACGTAATCGGCGCGGGTCAGGCCGTTGCCGGGGTTGTAACCGGTGCCGACCACCAGCATCGCGCCGGAGTTGCCGCCCATCCCCTGACCATGAGGCTCGTGACAATTGCGGCAGGCATCGGCCGCGGCGCTGCCGTTGGCCGCGGCGAAATGCACCTTGAAATCGGCGGAGGGATGGCAACTCTGGCACCAGTCGCTGGGATTGGCGTAATTGCCGGTCAGGCGCGGGTTGTTGTTGCCGTCGAAGTGACCGCCGGCGGCGGCATCGTGACAGCCGAGGCAATCCGGCGCGCCGTTCAGGCCGCTTTTACCGTGGCCACTCAGGTAGAATGCCGACTTGTCCACATAGGAGCCGAGCCCGCCCCGGCCCTCGAAGACCGCGATGGCGCCGCCCGTATGGCAGGTGGCGCAGCTCACCGTGGCGGCGTTGCCCCACACCGGTTCGCGATCCGCGCCGCTGGTCTGCTCGGCCAGGGCGCCATGGCAGGCGTTGCACACCGCGGTCAGGTCGTTCACCAGACTGACCGCGCCATCGACGTGCGTGGCGCCGCCGCCGCTGTTGGTGTGACAGGCGGTGCAGGCCAGTCGCGGGCCGCCGGAGGTGAACAGATGGGCCGCGTGGGAGCCGCCCAGGGCCGGCCCGCCGCCCGTGGCGACGCCCGCGACGCCGACCTGGTGACAACTGCCGCAGGCGCCGCTCGCCGATTCGTCCCAATCGGGGGTCACCCGCGTGGTGCCGTTGGAATGGCAATAGACGGAGCAGGTGCCCGCGCCGCCGAAGGTGCCGGCGCCGAGGGACCGGGCACCCAGGTTGTGCGTTTCGGCAAAACGGACCTCCACCACGCCGTTGACATGAGCGCCGCCCGCCGCGGCGCCGCTCGCCAGGGCCGTGCTGCTGCTCGCCGTCTCGACGTGACAGACATTGCAGCCGTAACGCGCGATGTGCGCGGCATGGGCCGCGCTGTTGTTCCTGGCGGCCATGCTCGCGGCATGGTTGCCGTGGCACTGGGCGCAGTCGGTGATGGCACCGCCCTGCCAGGAGGGAATGCTTGCCGCGCTGGGCGCGGTTCCTCGCACGCGACCGTTGGAGTGGCAATAGAGCTGGGCGCAACTGCCGTCGGCGGCGGGATTGTAGGCAAGCGGCACCAGTCCCCCCGTCGCGGCCAGGGGTGAGAAGCGCACATCCTGAAAGCCGCCGTTGAGATGGGTGGTGCCGAAGTCGGCATGGCACTCGACGCAGGCGAAGCGGTAGTTGCCCGCGCCCTGGTCGATCAGATCGGCGTGCTTGCGATGGGCGCTCAGGCTTTCGTTCTTGGGCGCGACCACCCCCGCCGCCGTCTTGTAGCCCGCCGCATGTCCCGTGGGACCGCCCGCGCCGTCGCTGCTCGGCGCGTAGCCGTGACAACTGTTGCAACTGCCCCCGGCAAAGCTCTCGTCGCCATGACGGTGGCAGCCGCCGCATTGGTCGATCCCCCCCTGGGTCAGACCGTTGTGCGTGCCCAGACTGTGGCAGCCCTGGCAATACCCGCCGCCGCCCGCGTTCATCCAATCCTTGGAACCTGGGGTGTAATTGAGGCTCGCCGTGCCCGGCCCGCCGGTTTTCGGCAGGAAATCGAGGGAAATCGTCTTGCGCAGCATGTAGAGGTTGGGCGTGGATCCCGCCTCGGGCGCATGACCGCCGTGGCAGCTGAGACAGCCGATGGGATGCGCGCCGCCGTGCGTCTGGTAGAGATGGCAGGCCTGGCAGAGATTGGAGCGCAACTGCGCGGTTTCGGCGGCATCGGTGCCGCTCGCAAGCGGTCCGTCGCTGCGCAGCAGCTTGCCGTCGCCGACCAGGTTGGTGCCCCGGCCGTCGGCCGTCGCCGATCTGGAATCGACAAAATGCACGCCGTGACAGGAACTGCACCCCACGCCGCCCTCGACCAGGCGAATCTCGCCGGGCGCGGCGGCCACCCCGGCGGCATCGCGATACTTGCCGGGGTTGGCGTTCACCACATCCGAGTAGTTGGAGACCAGGGGATGGGTATAGGTGGCCGGGCCGATGTTGGCGACATTCCAGGGCGCGTGGCACTCGACGCAGAGCGCCTCGGTGCTGCCCGCGCCCAGGCGCAGAATCAATCGGTTGTTCAGATCGCGGCTGTGCGGGTCATGACAGCGCTGGCAGGTGAGCTTTCCCGTGGAAATGCCGTAGCGACCCTGAAACAAAGGATTGGTCGGCGCCTTGGCGCCGGCCTTGGGGTTGACGTCCTTGCCCGCCCACATGTGGGAGGTCTGGCTTCCGGGAACCATGCCCTGCGGATAGGTGCCCATGGCGTTGCTGGCATCGGTGGGCGCGAAGCGGCCCTGGGGCGTTTTCGGCGGCCCCGAGAGCATGGTCCAGGGGCTGGGGTTGAGGTTGTGGCATTGCAGGCAGACATTCTGGGTGTTGCTGCCGAGATCGGTGAAGTTCACCCCCACCTTGTGGCAGTTCTTGCAGTCGAAATTGTGGAGCACGGTGGCCCAGGCCGAGCCGCACAGCGTCGCCGCCGCCAGCACCAGCGCCAGAATCCATCGCGTCCACCCTCGCCTCATCCGCTATGCTCCCGCCCGGCTTTCGGCCAAATGGCGCATTCACCGCCATCAAACCGCCCTATAAGTCATATCACCGCATGGCGCGCCGACGCCGCGCCAAGGCTCTGCACCCCGAAAAGAGCTCGCGCAGGGCGAATAAGTACCTTGCGCAACGCAAATACATGAATATTTGACTGTGCTAATGCACAAATCGCGCCCGTTCAGGCACGCGGCACAAATTTGCAAGTCTTTGACCTGACTGGGCTTGTCCGAACAGCAGAGGCGACCTCAAGGAGCGCGCGGCAGGGCCAGCGGCGCCGTGAGCGGCTCGGGGGCGTGAACGCGACCGAGGTGGTCGTCGTAATCCTGGTCGAAAAACAGGGGATGGATGACGGCGGGGTCGGCGCTGCCCCACCAGTTGCGCGGCAGACTGACGTCCGTGGTCTGGTCGAAGCCGAGCTTGACCTGGTACTGACGGCTGGCGGTGATGTTGTTATATTCGATGAGGCTGTTGTCGTCGGAGCGGGTCACGACGAAGATGCCGATGTCGTTGTCGCGGATCTCGTTGTGATGCACATGGGCGCGGCCGCGCCGTTCCTCGAAACGCAGGCCGTGGGTGTTGTCGTGGATCAGGTTGTCGGCCACCTCAAGGTTGACCGTGGAGAAGCGCACCCCGTCAATGTTGTACCGAAACACCGAATTGCGGATGCTTGCCTTGCAGAAATGCACCTGAATGCCGCTGAAGGCATACTCGCTGATGATGTGCTCGATCACCCCCTCGCGGGCGAAATCGAGGTAGAGAAATTTCCAGTCGGCCTTTTGCGGGTTGGGCGCCGCGCTGGTGAAGAGAATCGGCGCCGCGGGCGTGCCGCGCGCGACGATGCCCCCTTCCACCAGCAGTTCCGAATCGCCGATGCCGTCGCCGTCGCGATCGATCTTCTCAAAGAGAACACGGGTGCCGGGCAGAATGGTGAGATGGCCGTTTTTCTTCACCACCACCACGCCGGTGATGCGCACCTCGCCGCTCCATACCACCGCCTCCTCAATCACCGCGTCGGTCAGATGCAGCACCGGCGGCGCCGGTTGCGGGCGTGCGCATCCCGCGAGCAGTAACAGGCAAAGCCCCAGGAGGATCCGTAGGGGCGACGCATGCGTCGCCCAGGTCGAGAAGATAATGTTCATGAGTGCGCCCTTCCCGGCTCAATCCAGACTGACCGGCTCGACCTGGATGTCGATGCCCTCCAGACGCTGCCCCGCCGTGACGCGGATGCTGTGATCGGGGCTCTCGTCGTACATGCCGAACAACTCGCCGGGCATGGGCGAGTCGCCGTATTCCTCGCGGGCCCCGACGAAATAGACGCCCGGCTCGCGCAGATGCACCAGGTAGCGCCCGTCGGCGCCCGTGGGCGGTGAGAGGGCGGCGGGACGCTGGTGGCCGATGACGCGATCCGTGTAGGCAAAGACGTGCAGCCCGGCCAGAGGCTGCCCCTGGGCGTCGATCACCCGCCCGGCGATGGCCATGCCCGTGGCGCGCACGAAGGTTTCGCTGCGGTTTTCATCCTGCACCTTGCGCACCAGGGGGAGCTCGATCTGCTGGGTGCGGCCCGCCGTCACATAGAGGGGATTGCCGAAATAGACGCCGAACAGATCACCCTCGCGCACCGGCCCGACGCGCCCGCCGCCCTCGCGCTTGCGCGCGGTGAGGAAATAACTGGTTTCGGGCAGGCCGTCGAAGGCAAAGCGGCCGTCGGCGCTCGTGGGCGGCGACATGCGGTAGCCCTGGCCCTTGAGATCCTCGGCGGCATCGAGATAGAGATACACCCGGGCACCTTCCACGGGCTCGCCGTCGAGCAGCACCACCCCTTCCACCGCGCCGTTGAATGCATCGGCATAAGGCGTCACCCGGGGAGCGGCGGTCCTGACGGCCTGCAATCCCGCCCACACCCTTTCCTCAGCCAGGGCCACGGGGTTGCGCCCGCAGAAGGCGAAGAGATTGCGCTCGGCGTCGCCGGCAAACAGGGCGTAGAGCCCCGGCGGTAACTCCAGGCGGTAGAGGCCGGCGTCGTCGCTCGGCGCCGAGACGGCCAGGGGCGGCCGAGAAAAATCCAGCCCCGCGTAAGCTGCGACGCGCATCCCCGCGACGGGTTCGCCGCCCAGCACCACGCGGCCTTCGATGGTGTTCGCCAGGGCCGGGCCGCCGCCCAGCAGCAACAGCAAAAAGACGAGCAGATTTCTCATGGCGCCTCCTGGGGTCCGGCATCGGCCACCGCCTGCTCCAGCCAGGGCGCGAACACCACCCGGTCGACCAGGTAGGAATCCTCGCCCCAGCCTTCGTAGCGGACCCGGCCGAGTTGATGGCGGTCGATGAACAGGTCCGGCACGCCCTCCTCGCCGGCGGCGACGAGGCGCTCGGTGTCGGCGCCCCACCAGTTGTCGCGCACGTCGACCAGGTCGG of the Geoalkalibacter sp. genome contains:
- a CDS encoding right-handed parallel beta-helix repeat-containing protein, producing MNIIFSTWATHASPLRILLGLCLLLLAGCARPQPAPPVLHLTDAVIEEAVVWSGEVRITGVVVVKKNGHLTILPGTRVLFEKIDRDGDGIGDSELLVEGGIVARGTPAAPILFTSAAPNPQKADWKFLYLDFAREGVIEHIISEYAFSGIQVHFCKASIRNSVFRYNIDGVRFSTVNLEVADNLIHDNTHGLRFEERRGRAHVHHNEIRDNDIGIFVVTRSDDNSLIEYNNITASRQYQVKLGFDQTTDVSLPRNWWGSADPAVIHPLFFDQDYDDHLGRVHAPEPLTAPLALPRAP